The Williamsia sp. DF01-3 genome has a window encoding:
- a CDS encoding NarK/NasA family nitrate transporter produces MTVTGTKRKHYITDWDPEDVEAWDNGNAAIAKRNLIWSVICEHVGFSIWSMFSALALLLGPEYGISLDQKFVIGATATFVGSCLRIPYTQATAIFGGRNWAIFSAVVLMIPTGLTLMLVLNPGDFGFGWFLFVAALTGFGGGNFASSMTNINAFYPQRLKGWALGLNAGGGNIGVPAIQLVGLFVIWVASDKPEILCAIYLVLLAVASVGAALYMDNLDHQTSSGKAMLETLKYKDTWIISLLYVGTFGSFIGFGFAFSQVLNISFTANGATKPALAAAQIAWIGPLLGSISRPYGGKLADKIGGGKITMYCFISMVAASSILVAASALSDANDKKITGGTLTAFVIGFVLLFVISGIANGSVYKIIPAIWEHKAKVNPALNPLGKANWSRSMSGALIGIAGAFGGLGGVAINLVLRDSYKSNQSATQAFWIFLAFYVVAAGITYWFYVRRSIESTDTTRALEDSSTTTPVTA; encoded by the coding sequence GTGACCGTTACTGGCACCAAACGAAAGCACTACATCACCGACTGGGATCCAGAGGATGTAGAGGCTTGGGACAACGGCAACGCTGCCATCGCCAAGCGCAATCTGATCTGGTCCGTGATCTGCGAACACGTCGGATTCTCGATCTGGTCCATGTTCTCGGCTCTCGCGCTGCTCCTCGGACCGGAATACGGCATCAGCCTCGACCAGAAGTTCGTCATCGGCGCCACCGCCACATTTGTCGGTTCGTGTCTGCGGATTCCCTACACCCAGGCAACCGCCATCTTCGGCGGCCGCAACTGGGCGATCTTCTCCGCGGTTGTCCTGATGATCCCCACGGGTCTGACGTTGATGCTGGTGTTGAACCCCGGTGACTTCGGGTTCGGATGGTTCCTCTTCGTCGCCGCACTCACCGGCTTCGGTGGCGGAAACTTCGCCTCCTCGATGACCAACATCAACGCCTTCTACCCGCAGCGGCTCAAGGGCTGGGCCTTAGGCCTCAACGCCGGTGGTGGCAACATCGGTGTCCCCGCGATCCAGTTGGTCGGTCTGTTCGTGATCTGGGTGGCCTCGGACAAGCCCGAGATCCTCTGCGCCATCTACCTGGTGCTGCTCGCGGTCGCCAGTGTGGGTGCAGCGCTCTACATGGACAACCTCGACCACCAGACCTCGAGCGGCAAGGCGATGCTCGAGACGCTGAAGTACAAGGACACGTGGATCATCTCGCTGCTCTACGTCGGAACATTCGGTTCGTTCATCGGATTCGGATTCGCCTTCAGTCAGGTGCTCAACATCTCGTTCACCGCCAACGGCGCCACCAAGCCGGCCCTCGCCGCAGCCCAGATCGCCTGGATCGGACCACTTCTCGGGTCGATCAGCCGGCCTTACGGTGGCAAGCTCGCCGACAAGATCGGTGGCGGCAAGATCACGATGTACTGCTTCATCTCGATGGTGGCCGCGTCGTCCATCCTCGTGGCTGCCAGTGCCCTGTCCGATGCCAACGACAAGAAGATCACCGGTGGCACCCTCACCGCCTTTGTCATCGGCTTCGTGTTGCTCTTCGTCATCTCGGGTATCGCCAACGGTTCGGTGTACAAGATCATCCCGGCGATCTGGGAACACAAAGCAAAGGTCAACCCTGCGCTCAATCCGCTCGGCAAGGCCAACTGGTCGCGGTCGATGTCCGGAGCCCTGATCGGTATCGCCGGAGCGTTCGGTGGACTCGGCGGCGTGGCCATCAACCTGGTTCTGCGAGACAGCTACAAGTCGAATCAGTCTGCCACGCAGGCATTCTGGATCTTCCTGGCCTTCTATGTGGTGGCCGCCGGCATCACCTATTGGTTCTACGTCCGCCGGTCGATCGAATCGACCGACACGACCCGCGCGCTCGAGGACTCGTCCACCACCACACCGGTCACCGCCTGA
- a CDS encoding TIGR02569 family protein, with amino-acid sequence MTSVEPPEHVLQTFGLTQHPVVALGEGWEGGWRIGETVLSLVPDHARAAWSAKVRETLYVEGVRIARPVRSSDGRYVVSGWRADTYIAGTPEPRYDEVVSLADRLHEATAELERPRFLMQPPAPPYNDVDVFTAADRAAWDDVPLRSAKAAGMGDPTSPDGVTSLEILHTLAKLRTKVSSPSQLVHGDLFGTVLFAGAAAPGITDITPYWRPAAWAAAVVVVDALAWGGADDGLVDRWEDLPEWPQMMLRAVMFRLAVHALHPRSTAGALPGLQRVADMVRFLV; translated from the coding sequence TTGACCTCCGTCGAGCCTCCGGAGCATGTGCTGCAGACCTTCGGGCTGACGCAACATCCCGTCGTGGCTCTCGGTGAGGGCTGGGAAGGTGGCTGGCGGATCGGCGAGACGGTGTTGTCGCTGGTTCCCGACCACGCCCGGGCTGCCTGGTCGGCCAAGGTCAGAGAAACCCTATATGTCGAAGGCGTCCGCATCGCGCGCCCTGTGCGATCGTCCGACGGCCGGTACGTGGTGTCGGGCTGGCGAGCGGACACCTACATCGCCGGAACTCCGGAACCGCGTTACGACGAAGTAGTCTCGCTGGCCGACCGGCTGCACGAGGCGACCGCCGAGCTCGAACGGCCGAGATTCCTGATGCAGCCTCCCGCACCGCCGTACAACGACGTCGACGTGTTCACCGCCGCCGACCGCGCGGCCTGGGACGATGTGCCGTTGCGTTCGGCAAAGGCCGCGGGCATGGGCGACCCCACGTCACCCGACGGGGTCACCAGTCTGGAGATCCTGCACACGCTTGCAAAGCTGCGCACCAAGGTGTCGTCGCCGTCCCAGCTGGTCCACGGTGACCTGTTCGGCACGGTTCTGTTCGCCGGCGCCGCGGCCCCCGGGATCACGGACATCACGCCGTATTGGCGACCTGCAGCGTGGGCGGCCGCCGTCGTGGTGGTCGATGCGCTCGCCTGGGGCGGCGCAGACGATGGTCTCGTGGACCGCTGGGAAGACCTGCCCGAGTGGCCGCAGATGATGTTGCGGGCCGTGATGTTTCGTCTTGCGGTGCACGCGTTACATCCGCGATCCACCGCTGGAGCCCTTCCCGGCCTGCAGCGCGTAGCCGACATGGTGCGCTTTCTCGTCTGA
- the moeZ gene encoding adenylyltransferase/sulfurtransferase MoeZ: MSTLPPLVEPAAELTRDEVARYSRHLIIPDLGVDGQKRLKNAKVLVIGAGGLGSPALLYLAAAGVGTIGIVEFDEVDESNLQRQVIHGQADVGRPKADSARDSILEINPLVTVNTHKVRLDNDNAIELFSAYDLIVDGTDNFATRYLVNDAAVLAGKPYVWGSIYRFEGQASVFWEDAPDGLGLNYRDLYPEAPPPGMVPSCAEGGVLGILCASIGSIMGTEAIKLITGIGETLLGRLMVYDALDMRYRTIKLRKDPEAPKITELIDYDAFCGVVSDEGVSAAADSTLTAVELKQRLDSGEKIALIDVREPVEWDIVRIDGATLIPKGDIESGEGLAQLPQDRPAVLYCKTGIRSAEALAAVKKAGFSDATHLQGGITAWAKQVDPALPVY, from the coding sequence ATGTCAACGTTGCCGCCACTGGTCGAACCCGCTGCCGAACTGACCCGCGACGAGGTCGCCAGATACAGCAGGCACCTGATCATCCCCGACCTCGGTGTCGACGGGCAGAAGCGTCTGAAGAACGCCAAGGTGCTGGTGATCGGCGCGGGTGGACTCGGTTCCCCGGCGTTGCTCTACCTCGCGGCAGCCGGGGTCGGAACGATCGGCATCGTCGAGTTCGACGAGGTTGACGAATCGAATCTCCAGCGTCAGGTGATCCACGGGCAGGCCGATGTCGGCCGGCCGAAAGCCGATTCCGCGCGCGACTCCATCCTCGAGATCAATCCGCTCGTCACGGTGAACACCCACAAGGTGCGACTGGACAACGACAACGCGATCGAACTGTTCAGCGCCTATGACCTGATCGTGGACGGCACCGACAACTTCGCGACGCGCTACCTGGTCAACGATGCGGCTGTCCTCGCGGGCAAACCGTATGTGTGGGGTTCGATCTACCGGTTCGAGGGCCAGGCCTCGGTGTTCTGGGAAGATGCGCCGGACGGACTCGGTCTCAACTACCGCGATCTCTATCCCGAGGCCCCGCCGCCCGGGATGGTGCCGTCGTGCGCCGAGGGCGGCGTGCTCGGAATCCTGTGCGCATCGATCGGGTCGATCATGGGAACCGAGGCGATCAAGCTCATCACCGGTATCGGCGAGACGCTGCTCGGCCGACTGATGGTGTACGACGCGCTGGACATGCGGTACCGCACCATCAAGCTCCGCAAGGATCCGGAGGCGCCGAAGATCACCGAACTGATCGATTACGACGCATTTTGCGGCGTCGTGTCGGATGAGGGTGTCTCGGCTGCGGCCGACTCGACGCTGACCGCCGTCGAACTCAAGCAGCGGCTGGACTCCGGCGAGAAGATCGCCCTGATCGACGTACGTGAGCCGGTGGAGTGGGACATCGTCCGGATCGACGGCGCCACCCTGATCCCCAAGGGCGACATCGAGTCAGGCGAGGGGTTGGCCCAGCTGCCACAGGACCGGCCGGCGGTGCTCTATTGCAAGACCGGGATCCGGTCCGCAGAGGCGCTGGCCGCGGTCAAGAAGGCCGGTTTCTCCGACGCCACCCATCTGCAGGGAGGGATCACCGCGTGGGCCAAGCAGGTCGATCCGGCGTTGCCGGTCTACTGA
- a CDS encoding DUF3152 domain-containing protein, which yields MTGAGGSGPTETRRTPRETADSERTRRTAGAERKRRSADPDQTSRTVDRARRAARRAAEADAHLANQQTDVHRPVSGRPAPDQPLRARWDPIDEPGRPRADRAKDRKKQSAVGRFVTTYGWRAYAIPVLVVLTIVMIVLTVQSHQDGGSDRVVDSDPDAVRNTNVRDQTTAIGAPPKSVPLEQLPAGVLPAGGPFTEKGAAGYHVVPGTTTRVGTGGQEYTYTVEVENGLASGDFGGDPTFAKLIDTTLANPKSWIGDGTVSFRRIDNGEPDFRVTLTSPDTTRQLCGYEIKLETSCYYPPESRVTLNEARWVRGATSYQGDDLGYRQYLINHEIGHAIGFEAHEPCKMNGSLAPIMMQQTFGTANSEIMALDPDMKANRDYVCNPNPWPFPER from the coding sequence GTGACTGGTGCTGGCGGCTCGGGACCGACGGAAACGCGGCGTACACCGCGCGAGACCGCCGACTCCGAACGGACCCGTCGTACCGCCGGCGCGGAGCGGAAGCGGCGAAGTGCCGACCCCGATCAGACCAGCAGGACCGTCGATCGGGCGCGCCGCGCCGCCAGGCGTGCGGCAGAGGCCGACGCCCACCTCGCGAACCAGCAGACCGACGTACACCGTCCCGTCTCCGGTCGGCCCGCCCCTGACCAGCCGTTACGTGCCCGCTGGGATCCCATCGACGAACCGGGCAGACCGCGTGCGGACCGCGCGAAGGACCGTAAGAAGCAATCGGCGGTGGGTCGATTCGTCACCACCTACGGTTGGCGGGCGTACGCCATCCCCGTCCTCGTCGTGCTGACGATCGTGATGATCGTCCTCACCGTCCAATCCCACCAGGACGGTGGCTCCGACCGGGTTGTCGACTCCGATCCCGATGCCGTTCGCAACACCAACGTGCGGGATCAGACCACCGCCATCGGTGCACCCCCGAAGTCTGTGCCGCTAGAGCAACTGCCTGCCGGTGTCCTGCCCGCAGGCGGTCCTTTCACAGAGAAAGGCGCGGCCGGTTATCACGTGGTGCCCGGGACCACGACTCGCGTGGGCACCGGGGGACAGGAGTACACCTACACCGTCGAGGTCGAGAACGGCCTGGCGTCGGGCGACTTCGGCGGGGACCCCACGTTCGCCAAATTGATCGACACAACACTCGCCAACCCGAAGAGCTGGATCGGCGACGGCACCGTGTCATTCCGTCGGATCGACAACGGCGAGCCCGATTTCCGGGTGACGCTCACGTCCCCCGACACCACGCGGCAGCTGTGCGGATACGAGATCAAGCTCGAGACCTCCTGCTACTACCCGCCGGAATCCCGGGTCACGCTCAACGAGGCGCGATGGGTCCGCGGCGCGACGTCGTATCAGGGAGACGATCTCGGCTATCGGCAATATCTGATCAATCACGAGATCGGGCATGCGATCGGGTTCGAGGCGCATGAGCCCTGCAAGATGAACGGGTCCCTGGCGCCGATCATGATGCAGCAGACGTTCGGCACCGCGAACAGCGAGATCATGGCGCTCGATCCGGACATGAAGGCCAACCGCGACTACGTCTGCAACCCCAACCCCTGGCCTTTCCCGGAACGCTGA
- a CDS encoding TetR/AcrR family transcriptional regulator has translation MTESAAAGTGTNSTTAGGGRRSVRMPRSARRLQLLDAASEIFVERGYHSAGMDEIAVHAGVSKPVLYQHFPSKLDLYLAVLDSHAESMVNRVTGALLSSTDNRHRVRAAVQAFFDFIDEDSQGYRLIFRSDALDPAAIRRVEGATEACVDAVYGLVMHDSGLDPHRSRMLAAGLVGASQVNARHWLDAKRPVTKEEAVDITVTMLWGGLSRVPLQQSSGILEN, from the coding sequence ATGACTGAATCGGCTGCCGCAGGCACCGGAACGAACTCGACCACCGCCGGCGGCGGACGTCGGAGCGTCCGGATGCCGCGCAGCGCGCGGCGACTACAACTGTTGGACGCCGCCAGCGAGATCTTCGTCGAGCGCGGCTACCACTCGGCAGGGATGGACGAGATCGCCGTACACGCCGGGGTCAGCAAACCTGTTCTCTATCAACACTTTCCGAGCAAGCTCGACCTGTACCTCGCGGTCCTCGACTCCCACGCCGAGTCGATGGTGAACCGGGTCACCGGGGCCCTGCTCAGCTCCACCGACAACCGTCATCGGGTGCGTGCCGCTGTGCAGGCGTTCTTCGATTTCATCGACGAGGACAGCCAGGGATACCGGCTCATCTTCCGTTCGGACGCCCTCGATCCGGCCGCGATCAGGCGTGTCGAAGGCGCAACCGAAGCGTGCGTCGACGCCGTCTACGGACTGGTGATGCACGACTCGGGGCTCGATCCGCACCGGTCGAGGATGCTGGCAGCCGGGCTGGTGGGGGCCAGCCAGGTCAACGCCCGGCACTGGCTGGACGCCAAGCGCCCGGTGACCAAGGAAGAGGCCGTGGACATCACGGTGACCATGCTCTGGGGCGGACTGTCCCGAGTGCCGCTTCAGCAGTCCTCCGGCATCCTCGAGAATTAG
- a CDS encoding DUF3107 domain-containing protein yields MAVDVKIGITDSAREIVVHTDQSSDDAHAAVESALAGGDQLLRLQDDKGARFLIPVTKIAYVEVGISDARKVGFGAI; encoded by the coding sequence GTGGCCGTTGATGTGAAGATCGGGATCACCGACAGTGCACGCGAGATCGTGGTGCACACCGATCAGAGCAGTGATGACGCCCATGCTGCGGTGGAGTCCGCGCTGGCCGGCGGCGACCAGCTGCTGCGTCTGCAGGACGACAAGGGCGCACGTTTCCTGATTCCTGTCACCAAGATCGCCTACGTCGAGGTCGGCATCTCCGATGCGCGCAAGGTCGGTTTCGGCGCCATCTGA
- a CDS encoding ferritin-like fold-containing protein, with translation MSSGSQTEPPVSDVATSVPFDHPGITELFGVLACGELAAFYRLTSEAAMAPGIRGRVAMASMAAAEMAHFEILQDELRARGVDVYDAIEKYEAVLERYHASTVPSSWQESLVKAYVGDGLAADFYLEIAGTLPPEAEAVVRKVMSETGHSDFAATAVRDAVAADPDLNSPLTLWGRRLLGEAITQTQYVLAGQEELTELLFSVQSDLNRIVTFFDSIQERHARRMADMGLG, from the coding sequence ATGTCGTCTGGTTCACAAACCGAACCGCCGGTGTCGGATGTCGCCACCTCGGTTCCCTTCGATCACCCTGGAATCACCGAACTCTTCGGGGTTCTGGCGTGCGGTGAACTGGCCGCGTTCTACCGCCTGACCTCCGAGGCCGCGATGGCCCCGGGAATCCGGGGACGCGTGGCGATGGCCAGCATGGCCGCCGCGGAGATGGCCCACTTCGAGATCCTGCAGGACGAACTGCGTGCGCGCGGGGTGGACGTGTACGACGCGATCGAGAAGTACGAGGCCGTACTCGAGCGCTACCACGCGTCGACTGTGCCGAGCAGTTGGCAGGAGTCGCTGGTCAAGGCCTACGTCGGCGATGGTCTGGCCGCGGATTTCTATCTCGAGATCGCGGGCACCCTTCCGCCTGAGGCCGAGGCCGTGGTCCGCAAGGTGATGTCGGAGACCGGGCATTCGGACTTCGCCGCCACCGCCGTCCGTGACGCGGTCGCCGCAGACCCCGATCTGAATTCGCCCCTCACCCTCTGGGGGCGCCGGCTTCTCGGGGAGGCGATCACCCAGACGCAGTACGTGCTCGCCGGCCAGGAGGAATTGACCGAGCTGCTGTTCTCGGTCCAGTCCGATCTGAACCGGATCGTGACGTTCTTCGATTCCATCCAGGAGCGGCACGCTCGCCGGATGGCCGACATGGGCCTGGGCTGA
- a CDS encoding DEAD/DEAH box helicase, giving the protein MDDVVEAEEHVIVAEDHVSPTFAELGVRQEIVNALAADGITNTFAIQELTLPLAMAGDDLIGQARTGMGKTLGFGVPLLQRVSQATAEAGEPGIRKLDGTPRALIIVPTRELCIQVTDDLEVAAKGLHVDTADGQNRPIRLLSIFGGRPFEHQISELKIGIDVVVGTPGRLLDLARQGHLILGKVQVLVLDEADEMLDLGFLPDIERIMSSLPDARQTMLFSATMPGPIVTLARTFLTKPTHIRAEHANDSAIHERTTQYVYRAHALDKAELVARILQAEGRGATMVFTRTKRTAQKVADDLAERGFAVGAVHGDLGQVAREKALTAFREGRINVLVATDVAARGIDIDDVTHVINYQCPDDEKTYVHRIGRTGRAGRTGIAVTLVDWDELHRWEMISKALDLAKDEPAETYSSSPHLRSDLNIPETANGRIGSGGAAREDRKEREPRSGGRSSGSGRRESGSRESTGRESGQREGGQRPSRQRRRTRGGTPGEGAGVSGEAPTTTESASTGSAASTAPSETSGPGTEGGSDRPRRRRRRRGGQTSGGAEGNGETVSNTSE; this is encoded by the coding sequence CTGGACGACGTCGTCGAGGCCGAAGAGCACGTCATCGTCGCCGAGGACCACGTCTCCCCCACCTTCGCCGAGCTCGGCGTCCGGCAGGAGATCGTCAACGCCCTCGCCGCCGACGGCATCACGAACACCTTCGCGATCCAGGAGCTCACGCTTCCCCTGGCCATGGCGGGCGATGACCTCATCGGCCAGGCACGGACCGGCATGGGCAAGACCCTCGGCTTCGGCGTCCCCCTGTTGCAGCGGGTGTCGCAGGCCACCGCGGAAGCCGGCGAGCCCGGCATCCGCAAGCTCGACGGCACTCCCCGCGCGCTGATCATCGTGCCCACGCGCGAGCTGTGCATCCAGGTGACCGACGACCTCGAGGTCGCGGCCAAGGGCCTGCACGTCGACACCGCGGACGGGCAGAACCGGCCCATCCGCCTGCTCTCGATCTTCGGCGGCCGGCCGTTCGAGCACCAGATCAGCGAGCTGAAGATCGGCATCGACGTCGTGGTGGGCACTCCCGGGCGTCTGCTCGACCTCGCCCGCCAGGGCCACTTGATCCTGGGCAAGGTGCAGGTCCTGGTTCTCGACGAGGCCGACGAGATGCTCGACCTGGGATTCCTTCCCGACATCGAACGAATCATGAGCTCGCTGCCGGATGCCCGTCAGACCATGCTCTTCTCGGCCACGATGCCCGGACCGATCGTGACCCTGGCCCGCACATTCTTGACCAAGCCGACGCACATCCGCGCCGAGCACGCCAACGATTCGGCGATCCACGAGCGCACCACCCAGTACGTGTACCGCGCGCACGCCCTCGACAAGGCCGAGCTCGTGGCCCGCATCCTTCAGGCCGAGGGTCGCGGCGCCACAATGGTTTTCACCCGGACCAAGCGCACAGCCCAGAAGGTCGCCGACGACCTCGCCGAGCGCGGGTTCGCCGTCGGTGCCGTTCACGGAGACCTGGGACAGGTCGCGCGCGAGAAGGCCCTGACGGCCTTCCGCGAAGGGCGCATCAACGTACTCGTGGCCACCGATGTCGCCGCCCGAGGAATCGACATCGACGACGTCACCCACGTCATCAACTACCAGTGCCCCGACGACGAGAAGACCTACGTGCACCGCATCGGCCGCACGGGGCGCGCCGGACGGACCGGTATCGCCGTGACGCTGGTCGACTGGGACGAGTTGCACCGCTGGGAGATGATCAGCAAGGCGCTCGACCTGGCAAAGGACGAGCCCGCCGAAACCTATTCCAGCTCACCGCATCTGCGTTCCGACCTCAACATCCCGGAGACGGCCAACGGCCGGATCGGATCGGGCGGCGCGGCGCGCGAAGACCGCAAAGAACGTGAACCCCGCTCGGGTGGTCGTTCGTCGGGGTCGGGTCGCCGGGAATCGGGAAGCCGAGAATCGACAGGCCGCGAATCCGGCCAGCGCGAGGGTGGCCAGCGCCCGTCTCGTCAGCGTCGTCGCACCCGCGGCGGCACACCAGGCGAAGGCGCCGGTGTGTCCGGTGAAGCGCCCACCACCACCGAGTCCGCGAGCACCGGTTCGGCCGCCTCGACCGCGCCGTCGGAGACTTCCGGACCGGGCACCGAGGGCGGCAGCGACCGTCCGCGGCGTCGTCGACGTCGACGTGGCGGGCAGACCTCGGGCGGCGCCGAAGGCAACGGTGAGACCGTGAGCAACACCTCGGAGTAA
- a CDS encoding IS481 family transposase encodes MSHANALLAPKGRLKLATTIVVDGWTIRRAAERFQCSPTTAKKWADRYRVGGEKAMVDRSSRPHHSPGRTPSKTERRIINLRFTRRWGPHRIAYHLHLPRSTVGAVLRRFTMPLLRNLDQNTGLAVRRPTPRRYEHDAPGDLIHVDIKKLGKIPHGGGHRKLGRQEGKRNNKRQGLGYAFIHHAVDDHSRLAYSEILGDEKKETASAFWIRANAYFNLHNITVKRVLTDNGSCYRSTLFAQALGETIKHKRTRPYRPQTNGKVERFNRTLNQEWAYAHTYLSDEARAATYQHWVHEYNHHRPHTGIDGKSPIDRITVHNVPGKNT; translated from the coding sequence ATGTCCCACGCTAATGCCTTGCTCGCTCCGAAGGGCAGATTGAAACTCGCAACAACTATCGTCGTAGACGGTTGGACGATCCGGCGAGCTGCCGAACGGTTTCAGTGCTCGCCCACCACCGCCAAGAAGTGGGCCGATCGGTACCGGGTCGGTGGCGAGAAGGCGATGGTCGACCGCTCCAGCCGCCCGCACCACAGCCCTGGACGTACCCCGAGCAAGACTGAACGGCGAATCATCAACCTGCGCTTCACACGCCGCTGGGGACCGCACCGCATCGCCTACCACCTGCACCTGCCCCGCAGCACCGTCGGCGCGGTCCTACGACGCTTCACGATGCCCTTGTTGCGGAATCTGGACCAGAACACCGGCCTGGCGGTCCGCCGACCGACACCGCGCCGATACGAGCACGACGCCCCGGGCGACCTGATCCACGTCGACATCAAAAAGCTGGGCAAGATTCCCCACGGCGGCGGACACCGCAAACTCGGACGCCAAGAAGGCAAGCGCAACAACAAACGACAGGGCCTGGGCTACGCATTCATCCACCACGCCGTCGACGACCACTCCCGGCTGGCCTACTCAGAGATCCTCGGCGACGAAAAGAAGGAGACCGCCTCAGCGTTTTGGATCCGCGCCAACGCCTACTTCAACCTTCACAACATCACCGTCAAACGAGTACTCACCGACAACGGATCCTGTTACCGCTCAACGCTATTCGCTCAAGCACTCGGCGAGACCATCAAGCACAAACGGACCCGCCCATACCGGCCGCAAACCAACGGTAAGGTTGAACGATTCAACCGAACACTCAACCAAGAATGGGCCTACGCCCACACCTACCTCTCCGACGAAGCCCGCGCCGCGACCTACCAACACTGGGTCCATGAATACAATCACCACAGACCACACACAGGCATCGACGGCAAATCACCCATCGACCGCATCACTGTGCACAACGTCCCCGGGAAGAACACCTAG